TTCAGTGAGTATACTGATTTTATCATCAACACGGTGGTAATACGCCCGACAGCAAATGTTTTACTTCCTGACGGAAAGATTAACCCGGATGCGGCTACTGAAATTTTGAATGGAAAAACACAGGCATTTCAATTATATACCAACGCCGCAGATAAAGTTTCGATTCAGGGCGTAAGTACAGGATTAACCTATTCGCTGCCAAAAAATTATCGCATCAGTGCAAATGCGACCTGGATTGAATTCAATTTGCGCAACGCGAATCCTAATAATATTCCTGCGTTTAATACGCCAACCTGGAAAACAAATCTTACGCTTAGCAATGCGAGTCTGACCGATAAACTTGGTTTCAGCGTGGCCTGGCACTGGCAAAATGCATTTGACTGGTATGGAACATTTACAGAATTGCGTCCCGGAAGAATTTCAGCATATAGCTTGCTGGATGCACAGGTAAGTTATAAGGTTCCATCCTTGAAAACTACGGTGAAATTGGGTGCTTCAAACCTGACTAATCATTACGTGGTACAAGCATTCGGATCTCCGTCGGTAGGTGGATTATATTATGTGAGCTTAAATTTTGATCAGTTATTCAGATAGGTTATATAAAATTCAGATATGGAGATTCTGGAATTAAATGAAACAAAAAGTCCTGTACTAACCAGAAACTGGATAGCATTTAGTCTTTGTATGCTGGCTTACATTCTCAGCGGAACAGTATCGACATTAATGTCGGTTTATCTGCCTGTTGCAATTCCGGATCTGATGCACCGTGAAATTTCGGAAGCGGAAATGGGGGAGATCGGCGCATTCATAAATGCTACTTTTCTTTATGGCTGGATGTTTGGCGGATTACTTTTTGGCCTGGTAAGCGACCGGGTTGGCAGAGTGAAAACGTTGGCATTTTGCACCGGACTCTACGGTATTGGTACTTGCCTGGTTGTTATCGTGCCAAACTGGTATTCATTAATGGGCTTACGTTTTATTACCGGAATGGGTGTTGGCGGAGTACTTCTGGTTTCAACAGTTTATATTTCTGAAATCTGGGAAAAGAAAACGCGTCCTGTGATGCTGGGAATCCTGGCAGTTTCTTTTCCGATCGGGATTGTAGCTACGGGAAGTTTGAACATTATCTTTTCGGAATGGAGGCCAGCTTTCGGGCTTGGAATACTTCCGGTTGTTATTGCATTGTTAATTTTGTTTCTGGCTCCTGAATCACATTCATGGCAAACGATAAAATCTTCTTCCAGGAATTCTGATCGTGTTTTTGATGGAACCAACCGTTCAAACTTAATCAAAGGATCTGTCATTTTCGGCGCAGTATTAATCGGGCTTTGGGGGATATTTTCCTGGCTTCCTACTTGGGTTCAGTCATTACTTGCCGTTGGCCAGGACGGACAAAAAGAACGTGGACTAACGATGGTTCTTTTAGGAATGGGTGGAATTATTGGAGGGATTTTATCCGGTTTTTTAGTTAAAAAATTGGGAAGCAGAAAAACATTGTTGATCACCTTTGCAGGTTGTATTACTGTTTGTTGTCTGTTGTTCATTACCAATCATACCTTTTCCAAAATCGTTTATCTCGAAACGGCTTTATTAGCGCTGTTTTTCGGGATAAGCCAGGGCTCATTATCCAGTTACATTCCGGAATTATTTCCAGTAATTATCCGAGCGACTGCAACTGGATTTTGTTTCAATATCGGCCGGTTTTTTACTGCTACTGCTGTCTTTTTTATCGGAGCTCTGGTAACCGTTTTAGGAGGTTTTGGCAACGCATTACTGGTTTTTTCAATACCATTTCTGATCGCATTCATTACTGCCTGGCTCAGCAGAGACCCGGAAAGCAATATAAAGAATTTATCATAGGTTAATTAATTCAAGCAAACGGACTTGTCATTTGACGAGTCCGTTTCTCTAAACTACATCAACTTAATGATTTCAAAATAAATCAAATGAAAAAATTATTTTACGTTGGAATTATCGGTCTTATTTTATTTGAAATAGCCAAAGTCTACTTCATTATGCCCATGCCTGGAAGTCAGCGTATGAATAGCATTGACCTTGCTTATTTCCT
The nucleotide sequence above comes from Dyadobacter subterraneus. Encoded proteins:
- a CDS encoding MFS transporter, whose amino-acid sequence is MEILELNETKSPVLTRNWIAFSLCMLAYILSGTVSTLMSVYLPVAIPDLMHREISEAEMGEIGAFINATFLYGWMFGGLLFGLVSDRVGRVKTLAFCTGLYGIGTCLVVIVPNWYSLMGLRFITGMGVGGVLLVSTVYISEIWEKKTRPVMLGILAVSFPIGIVATGSLNIIFSEWRPAFGLGILPVVIALLILFLAPESHSWQTIKSSSRNSDRVFDGTNRSNLIKGSVIFGAVLIGLWGIFSWLPTWVQSLLAVGQDGQKERGLTMVLLGMGGIIGGILSGFLVKKLGSRKTLLITFAGCITVCCLLFITNHTFSKIVYLETALLALFFGISQGSLSSYIPELFPVIIRATATGFCFNIGRFFTATAVFFIGALVTVLGGFGNALLVFSIPFLIAFITAWLSRDPESNIKNLS